The genome window AGGCAGCACTGCCTATATGGATAGATATTATGGCTACAGCTCACACGGATAAAGAAGTTCCAGGATTTACACATTCTCCAAACACCTATTACCTTCCAATAGATTTATCAACCAGAGCAATTGCTACAGAAAACTGCCCTGCCAAGAAAATTCTGTTTATTAAAGGAACAGAACCTATGATAGACTGTGAAGGTAATATAATAGTAGGTAATCTGCAAAATAACAATGACAATAACTTCCTGTATGACATAAAAGGAGAATAAGATGAAATACAAGCTGCCAGACGAAAAAGGATATTTTGGAGAGTTTGGTGGAAAATTTCTACCTGAAACATTAATACCAGCCTTAGAAGAACTGGAAAGGGAATATGAAAAAATAAAAAATGATGGGGATTTTCAGAGGGAGCTTGTTTATTACCTTCAGGAATATGCTGGAAGACCCACCATCTTGTATTTTGCCCGTAGATTAACAGAGGCTGTAGGTGGTGCAAAAATATATCTAAAGAGAGAAGACCTCCTCCATACAGGTGCACATAAAATTAATAATACTTTAGGACAGGTTTTACTTACTAAAAAATTAGGTAAAAAAAGAATAATTGCAGAAACAGGAGCAGGGCAGCACGGAGTATCAACTGCAACAGCAGCATCCCTGTTTGGTCTTGAATGTGTTGTTTATATGGGAGAAGAAGACGCAGAAAGACAGGCTCTCAATGTTTTCCGGATGAGATTACTTGGCGCAAAGGTTGAAATTGTAAAAGCCGGAAGTAGAACATTAAAAGATGCTGTAAATGAAGCTTTAAGAGACTGGGTTACAAATGTAAAAACAACTCACTATGTTATTGGCTCGGCACTGGGACCCCATCCATTTCCTGTTATAGTTAGAGATTTTCAGTCTGTTATTGGGAGAGAAACTAAAGAACAAATTATGGAAATAGAAGGAAGACTACCTGATGCAGTTGTTGCATGTGTGGGTGGCGGTAGCAATGCAATAGGAATGTTTCATCCATTTATAGAAGATGAAAATGTTCGTCTTGTCGGCGTTGAAGCAGCTGGGTATGGACTTGAAACAGGACAACACGCAGCAAGT of Persephonella sp. IF05-L8 contains these proteins:
- the trpB gene encoding tryptophan synthase subunit beta, giving the protein MKYKLPDEKGYFGEFGGKFLPETLIPALEELEREYEKIKNDGDFQRELVYYLQEYAGRPTILYFARRLTEAVGGAKIYLKREDLLHTGAHKINNTLGQVLLTKKLGKKRIIAETGAGQHGVSTATAASLFGLECVVYMGEEDAERQALNVFRMRLLGAKVEIVKAGSRTLKDAVNEALRDWVTNVKTTHYVIGSALGPHPFPVIVRDFQSVIGRETKEQIMEIEGRLPDAVVACVGGGSNAIGMFHPFIEDENVRLVGVEAAGYGLETGQHAASINGGSVGVLHGMKSYFLQNEWGQIEHTHSISAGLDYPGVGPEHAYLKETGRAEYITATDEEALEGFLLLSRAEGIIPALESSHAIIKGVEIARELGKEGIVVINLSGRGDKDVQQVKNFLDTNPDVFKKLEENLKTKYRGL